The Xiphias gladius isolate SHS-SW01 ecotype Sanya breed wild chromosome 9, ASM1685928v1, whole genome shotgun sequence genome window below encodes:
- the telo2 gene encoding telomere length regulation protein TEL2 homolog isoform X2, whose protein sequence is MESLTPNTEVRLMVAQCFRTLSTSTDDKDVIAALQTLQSYLDEGPESKTTSVQRAEFRRTHYTRTLQFLVSNIQADWLRSLKAAQRTELWDGLFLHGPPEQALLVLMEAIGVLRPSANLDHLVSITEKFLQNGRLADLLWSYCLDAALSDSPQLRETLLGRIVALPDLTANRLHLNNKPLFLPQQYYLLLATELLTALERTCQALKDGTDCSLTFVAQTLGKVCIQGHSAVVLAFMAPRLSACTRSDMVWQRVCWKLLENIPERWIESVLTGLVQAVSGPDALGRIIGNLVLKNKKAQFVITHRLLLLQYKYETQVLRIVLGYLATDRERRPLLIQVLRSVSQAWANPSAVKHTPLEQQLYVSKALLLSVSLLRDSELQELRSELLQCMLGGMQSHLESSVLRIRRVGMVVGECLSSRMDISGTKLKFEYDQDEETQELLSLMTPINSDEPEPEPVNGFDTPQETSEVTQSTQNVSSQNISGPQQSKTDPDSDLDSDDELTPYDMAGDQEISQASPPRYLRDCLETLISSEDPARVELSLRVAESLISVQLTKVLLHMENKYSINGFLSLRQATMVALTATDCVPVTQYLTTEFYSLNYSLRQRLDILEVLAHAAQELSKPVTEKRDPSTGTAASTDLIPYPGDNPVHWRQVVEKRIQSKTKRLRKGATQPPAKATPNRYAPVAGHFFFPLLRNYDKPQVTFDLLGSDHLVLGRLIHTLGLFMHLAVNAPIAAQMGRALLDFVWVVRYHVDQMVRRGVLFAVCSVFLSMPSQNLLLDLSDQLFETRTWLADVAEGDPDADCRSLAVQSLVLLDKSLKKQLQDPEAFSLES, encoded by the exons atggaATCACTCACACCTAACACTGAGGTCCGTCTAATGGTGGCCCAGTGTTTCCGGACCCTCAGTACGTCTACAGATGACAAAGACGTTATTGCTGCTCTTCAAACACTCCAGTCCTACTTGGATGAGGGGCCAGAGAGTAAAACCACTTCAGTTCAGCGGGCTGAGTTCAGGAGAACTCACTACACTCGCACCCTTCAGTTCCTTGTCAGCAACATCCAGGCAGACTGGTTGCGCAGCCTCAAAGCAGCACAGCGCACAGAGTTATGGGATGGCCTGTTCCTCCATGGCCCTCCAGAGCAGGCTCTGCTTGTGCTGATGGAGGCAATAGGAGTGCTAAG ACCCAGTGCAAATCTGGACCATCTGGTCAGCATCACTGAGAAGTTCCTTCAGAATGGTCGCCTCGCTGACCTGCTGTGGTCGTACTGTCTGGACGCAGCTCTCTCTGACTCCCCTCAGCTCCGAGAGACTCTGCTGGGGCGTATAGTGGCACTGCCGGACCTCACCGCCAACAGGTTACATCTCAACAACAAGCCCCTATTTCTACCTCAGCAGTACTACCTGTTACTTGCCACAGAGTTGCTCACTGCCCTGGAGCGGACCTGCCAGGCCCTCAAAG atgGCACAGACTGTTCCTTAACATTTGTGGCTCAGACACTAGGAAAAGTGTGTATCCAGGGGCATAGCG CTGTGGTCCTGGCCTTTATGGCTCCTCGGCTGTCTGCCTGCACACGCTCAGACATGGTGTGGCAGAGGGTTTGCTGGAAGCTGTTGGAGAACATTCCAGAGCGATGGATAGAGAGCGTGCTCACTGGACTGGTGCAGGCAGTCAGTGG GCCTGATGCCTTGGGACGGATTATTGGGAATCtagtgttgaaaaataaaaaggcccAGTTTGTCATCACTCATAGACTGTTGTTACTACAGTATAAGTATGAG ACTCAAGTCTTGAGAATTGTTCTGGGTTACCTCGCAACAGACAGAGAGCGAAGGCCACTACTCATACAG GTGTTACGGTCTGTGTCCCAGGCCTGGGCTAACCCCAGTGCAGTGAAACACACACCTCTAGAGCAGCAGCTGTATGTTAGCAAAGCCTTATTGCTGAGCGTGAGCCTGCTGAGAGACTCCGAACTACAGGAGCTACGCTCAG AGTTGCTTCAGTGTATGCTGGGTGGCATGCAGAGCCACCTGGAAAGCAGTGTGCTGCGTATCAGGCGTGTGGGCATGGTGGTGGGAGAGTGCCTGAGCTCTCGCATGGATATCAGTGGAACCAAGCTCAAATTTGAG TATGATCAGGATGAGGAGACTCAAGAGCTGCTTTCTCTCATGACTCCCATCAATAGTGATGAACCAGAGCCTGAGCCTGTAAATGG ATTTGACACTCCTCAAGAGACCAGTGAAGTGACTCAGTCTACTCAGAATGTATCATCTCAAAATATATCAGGACCTCAGCAATCAAAAACTGATCCAGACTCTGACCTGGACAG TGACGATGAGCTCACTCCGTATGATATGGCTGGAGATCAGGAGATCAGTCAAGCGTCCCCGCCTCGCTACCTACGAGACTGTCTGGAAA CTCTAATATCGTCCGAGGACCCGGCGCGCGTGGAGCTCAGTTTGAGAGTTGCTGAGAGTTTG ATCAGCGTCCAGCTGACCAAAGTGCTTCTTCACATGGAGAATAAATACAGCATAAATGGCTTCCTGAGTCTCAGACAGGCAACTATGGTGGCTCTCACTGCCACTGACTGTGTCCCT GTGACTCAGTATTTGACCACAGAGTTTTACTCCTTGAACTACAGTCTTCGCCAGCGACTGGATATCTTGGAG GTCCTTGCTCATGCAGCTCAGGAGCTCTCTAAGCCCGTCACTGAAAAGAGAGATCCATCCACTGGCACGGCTGCCAGCACGGATTTGATTCCATACCCTGGTGACAACCCTGTCCACTGGCGACAAGTAGTAGAGAAGCGGATCCAAAGCAAGACCAAACGCCTCAGGAAG GGTGCCACACAACCTCCAGCTAAGGCCACCCCTAACCGTTATGCGCCTGTTGCTGGACActtcttttttccactgctcAGGAATTATGACAA GCCTcaagtgacctttgacctcttggGAAGCGACCACCTGGTCCTGGGAAGGTTGATCCATACCTTGGGCCTCTTCATGCATCTGGCAGTCAATGCACCG atAGCTGCACAGATGGGTCGTGCTTTGCTGGACTTTGTGTGGGTAGTGCGCTACCATGTTGACCA GATGGTGAGACGAGGCGTCCTCTTCGctgtctgctctgtgtttcTGAGCATGCCAAGTCAAAACCTGCTGTTGGACCTCAGTGATCAGCTGTTTGAGACCAGAACTTGGCTCgcag ATGTGGCGGAAGGAGACCCTGATGCAGATTGCCGGAGTCTGGCTGTACAGAGTCTGGTGCTGCTGGATAAGAGCCTGAAGAAACAGCTACAAGATCCAGAAGCATTTAGTCTTGAATCGTGA
- the telo2 gene encoding telomere length regulation protein TEL2 homolog isoform X1, producing MESLTPNTEVRLMVAQCFRTLSTSTDDKDVIAALQTLQSYLDEGPESKTTSVQRAEFRRTHYTRTLQFLVSNIQADWLRSLKAAQRTELWDGLFLHGPPEQALLVLMEAIGVLRPSANLDHLVSITEKFLQNGRLADLLWSYCLDAALSDSPQLRETLLGRIVALPDLTANRLHLNNKPLFLPQQYYLLLATELLTALERTCQALKDGTDCSLTFVAQTLGKVCIQGHSAVVLAFMAPRLSACTRSDMVWQRVCWKLLENIPERWIESVLTGLVQAVSGPDALGRIIGNLVLKNKKAQFVITHRLLLLQYKYETQVLRIVLGYLATDRERRPLLIQVLRSVSQAWANPSAVKHTPLEQQLYVSKALLLSVSLLRDSELQELRSELLQCMLGGMQSHLESSVLRIRRVGMVVGECLSSRMDISGTKLKFEYDQDEETQELLSLMTPINSDEPEPEPVNGFDTPQETSEVTQSTQNVSSQNISGPQQSKTDPDSDLDSDDELTPYDMAGDQEISQASPPRYLRDCLETLISSEDPARVELSLRVAESLVRKNVFATREISVQLTKVLLHMENKYSINGFLSLRQATMVALTATDCVPVTQYLTTEFYSLNYSLRQRLDILEVLAHAAQELSKPVTEKRDPSTGTAASTDLIPYPGDNPVHWRQVVEKRIQSKTKRLRKGATQPPAKATPNRYAPVAGHFFFPLLRNYDKPQVTFDLLGSDHLVLGRLIHTLGLFMHLAVNAPIAAQMGRALLDFVWVVRYHVDQMVRRGVLFAVCSVFLSMPSQNLLLDLSDQLFETRTWLADVAEGDPDADCRSLAVQSLVLLDKSLKKQLQDPEAFSLES from the exons atggaATCACTCACACCTAACACTGAGGTCCGTCTAATGGTGGCCCAGTGTTTCCGGACCCTCAGTACGTCTACAGATGACAAAGACGTTATTGCTGCTCTTCAAACACTCCAGTCCTACTTGGATGAGGGGCCAGAGAGTAAAACCACTTCAGTTCAGCGGGCTGAGTTCAGGAGAACTCACTACACTCGCACCCTTCAGTTCCTTGTCAGCAACATCCAGGCAGACTGGTTGCGCAGCCTCAAAGCAGCACAGCGCACAGAGTTATGGGATGGCCTGTTCCTCCATGGCCCTCCAGAGCAGGCTCTGCTTGTGCTGATGGAGGCAATAGGAGTGCTAAG ACCCAGTGCAAATCTGGACCATCTGGTCAGCATCACTGAGAAGTTCCTTCAGAATGGTCGCCTCGCTGACCTGCTGTGGTCGTACTGTCTGGACGCAGCTCTCTCTGACTCCCCTCAGCTCCGAGAGACTCTGCTGGGGCGTATAGTGGCACTGCCGGACCTCACCGCCAACAGGTTACATCTCAACAACAAGCCCCTATTTCTACCTCAGCAGTACTACCTGTTACTTGCCACAGAGTTGCTCACTGCCCTGGAGCGGACCTGCCAGGCCCTCAAAG atgGCACAGACTGTTCCTTAACATTTGTGGCTCAGACACTAGGAAAAGTGTGTATCCAGGGGCATAGCG CTGTGGTCCTGGCCTTTATGGCTCCTCGGCTGTCTGCCTGCACACGCTCAGACATGGTGTGGCAGAGGGTTTGCTGGAAGCTGTTGGAGAACATTCCAGAGCGATGGATAGAGAGCGTGCTCACTGGACTGGTGCAGGCAGTCAGTGG GCCTGATGCCTTGGGACGGATTATTGGGAATCtagtgttgaaaaataaaaaggcccAGTTTGTCATCACTCATAGACTGTTGTTACTACAGTATAAGTATGAG ACTCAAGTCTTGAGAATTGTTCTGGGTTACCTCGCAACAGACAGAGAGCGAAGGCCACTACTCATACAG GTGTTACGGTCTGTGTCCCAGGCCTGGGCTAACCCCAGTGCAGTGAAACACACACCTCTAGAGCAGCAGCTGTATGTTAGCAAAGCCTTATTGCTGAGCGTGAGCCTGCTGAGAGACTCCGAACTACAGGAGCTACGCTCAG AGTTGCTTCAGTGTATGCTGGGTGGCATGCAGAGCCACCTGGAAAGCAGTGTGCTGCGTATCAGGCGTGTGGGCATGGTGGTGGGAGAGTGCCTGAGCTCTCGCATGGATATCAGTGGAACCAAGCTCAAATTTGAG TATGATCAGGATGAGGAGACTCAAGAGCTGCTTTCTCTCATGACTCCCATCAATAGTGATGAACCAGAGCCTGAGCCTGTAAATGG ATTTGACACTCCTCAAGAGACCAGTGAAGTGACTCAGTCTACTCAGAATGTATCATCTCAAAATATATCAGGACCTCAGCAATCAAAAACTGATCCAGACTCTGACCTGGACAG TGACGATGAGCTCACTCCGTATGATATGGCTGGAGATCAGGAGATCAGTCAAGCGTCCCCGCCTCGCTACCTACGAGACTGTCTGGAAA CTCTAATATCGTCCGAGGACCCGGCGCGCGTGGAGCTCAGTTTGAGAGTTGCTGAGAGTTTGGTGAGAAAGAACGTATTTGCAACCAGAGAG ATCAGCGTCCAGCTGACCAAAGTGCTTCTTCACATGGAGAATAAATACAGCATAAATGGCTTCCTGAGTCTCAGACAGGCAACTATGGTGGCTCTCACTGCCACTGACTGTGTCCCT GTGACTCAGTATTTGACCACAGAGTTTTACTCCTTGAACTACAGTCTTCGCCAGCGACTGGATATCTTGGAG GTCCTTGCTCATGCAGCTCAGGAGCTCTCTAAGCCCGTCACTGAAAAGAGAGATCCATCCACTGGCACGGCTGCCAGCACGGATTTGATTCCATACCCTGGTGACAACCCTGTCCACTGGCGACAAGTAGTAGAGAAGCGGATCCAAAGCAAGACCAAACGCCTCAGGAAG GGTGCCACACAACCTCCAGCTAAGGCCACCCCTAACCGTTATGCGCCTGTTGCTGGACActtcttttttccactgctcAGGAATTATGACAA GCCTcaagtgacctttgacctcttggGAAGCGACCACCTGGTCCTGGGAAGGTTGATCCATACCTTGGGCCTCTTCATGCATCTGGCAGTCAATGCACCG atAGCTGCACAGATGGGTCGTGCTTTGCTGGACTTTGTGTGGGTAGTGCGCTACCATGTTGACCA GATGGTGAGACGAGGCGTCCTCTTCGctgtctgctctgtgtttcTGAGCATGCCAAGTCAAAACCTGCTGTTGGACCTCAGTGATCAGCTGTTTGAGACCAGAACTTGGCTCgcag ATGTGGCGGAAGGAGACCCTGATGCAGATTGCCGGAGTCTGGCTGTACAGAGTCTGGTGCTGCTGGATAAGAGCCTGAAGAAACAGCTACAAGATCCAGAAGCATTTAGTCTTGAATCGTGA